One region of Juglans regia cultivar Chandler chromosome 4, Walnut 2.0, whole genome shotgun sequence genomic DNA includes:
- the LOC108999688 gene encoding spermidine hydroxycinnamoyl transferase-like, with protein MVYVKSTSSIIPSKPTPGGVLRLSECDQRMQWTHIPLIFIYKDTGDNNEKTKTVETLKDSLSRVLVPYYPLAGRLHWIHGGRLEVHCNAKGAQLLEAYSEAKLDELGDFAPMKAIEDLVPKVDYGRPIEDWPLLLVQVTTFSCGGLCVATVMSHTMVDGWSAAKFFNAWAKLARGDELEENEMPFHDRTILQSLHEPLMPPRFEHKEFTKPPLRLGHTDANEEKKKETCVAILKVTKEQVEGLRKKANAIPCQDVEMVSTRPYSRYETIASHLWRCICKARANDNSQPTRVTLVIDFRSRLKPSLPPGYFGNTVLQTVTSKCVHGDLLAKPLSYAAGKLREAIERMTDEYIRSALDFIASQKDVGALRCGLHNGAHTNPPNYLGNPNASILSWINLPFYGMDYGWGKPIYVGPALINDDDGKTYIMSSPAADGSLIIALRLQTECMNSFKEFFYEDMPR; from the coding sequence atgGTTTACGTCAAGTCTACTTCCTCCATCATTCCAAGCAAGCCTACCCCGGGTGGCGTATTACGGTTATCCGAGTGTGATCAACGAATGCAATGGACTCATATACCGCTCATCTTTATTTACAAAGACACCGGTGACAACAACGAAAAAACAAAGACAGTAGAGACTTTGAAAGACTCCCTAAGTCGTGTATTGGTTCCCTATTATCCACTAGCTGGTCGACTACACTGGATTCATGGTGGTCGACTGGAAGTCCATTGCAATGCCAAGGGAGCGCAGTTACTGGAAGCTTATTCAGAAGCAAAACTTGATGAACTTGGCGACTTTGCACCAATGAAGGCAATCGAAGATCTGGTCCCTAAGGTTGATTATGGTAGACCGATTGAGGACTGGCCCTTGCTGCTGGTGCAAGTCACAACGTTTAGCTGCGGTGGTCTCTGTGTTGCAACAGTCATGTCCCACACAATGGTTGATGGATGGTCTGCAGCTAAATTCTTCAATGCATGGGCCAAGTTGGCTCGAGGAGATGAATTGGAGGAGAATGAGATGCCTTTCCATGATCGCACCATATTACAATCACTTCATGAACCGCTTATGCCTCCACGCTTTGAGCATAAAGAGTTCACCAAACCACCACTCCGATTGGGACACACTGATGCcaatgaggagaagaagaaagaaacttgTGTCGCCATATTGAAAGTCACCAAAGAGCAAGTCGAGGGACTAAGGAAGAAAGCCAATGCGATCCCATGTCAGGACGTGGAGATGGTGTCGACGCGACCTTATTCTCGATATGAAACTATTGCCAGCCACTTATGGAGGTGTATATGCAAGGCGCGAGCAAACGATAACTCTCAACCAACAAGAGTTACATTGGTGATTGATTTTCGCAGCCGCTTGAAGCCGTCTCTCCCCCCAGGATACTTTGGAAACACAGTTCTTCAGACCGTAACATCGAAATGTGTCCATGGCGACCTCTTGGCCAAACCACTTAGTTATGCTGCCGGAAAACTAAGGGAAGCCATCGAGCGTATGACAGATGAGTATATAAGGTCTGCTCTTGATTTTATTGCTAGCCAGAAGGATGTGGGCGCTTTGAGGTGTGGCTTGCACAATGGTGCACACACCAATCCACCTAATTATTTAGGAAATCCCAACGCTTCTATTTTAAGTTGGATCAATTTGCCATTTTATGGTATGGATTATGGGTGGGGAAAGCCAATATACGTTGGTCCAGCATtaataaatgatgatgatggcaAGACGTACATCATGTCAAGTCCAGCTGCAGATGGATCTCTAATCATAGCACTCCGTTTGCAAACAGAATGCATGAATTCTTTTAAAGAGTTCTTCTATGAGGACATGCCACGGTAA